Proteins from a genomic interval of Niabella soli DSM 19437:
- a CDS encoding DUF3347 domain-containing protein produces the protein MTTIKKYLLTVLIGLSAVSIVAATPIKNAATATVTIQGSSADCKKMIEAAGTEKQVSLLSWNPQTKQGQLTYNSKITSPEAILKRVALAGFDNEAYNAPVSVYNALSKKCQYKGAINARPQSESAPADPAHMEQDAAPSQTAPVAASRLEPLYKAYFAVGDALLASDARATAQKATELSNAVTAVKMEELEHKEHMAWMEVMNALTKEVTALKTASGIEKQRTAYAALSNAMYQLMKTSKSSYKIYYNECPMFNSGAHWLSKNETIRNPFYGAKMLSCGSTKAVIE, from the coding sequence ATGACAACAATAAAAAAATACCTGTTAACAGTATTGATCGGTCTGTCCGCTGTTTCAATAGTTGCGGCAACTCCAATAAAAAATGCAGCAACCGCAACCGTAACTATACAAGGCAGCTCTGCAGATTGTAAAAAGATGATTGAAGCAGCGGGCACCGAAAAACAAGTTTCGTTGCTCTCCTGGAACCCGCAAACAAAACAAGGTCAGTTAACTTATAACAGTAAAATAACCAGCCCCGAAGCTATCTTAAAACGGGTAGCGCTGGCCGGTTTCGATAACGAGGCGTACAATGCCCCTGTTTCCGTTTACAACGCCCTCAGCAAGAAATGCCAGTACAAAGGAGCTATAAACGCAAGGCCACAATCCGAATCGGCCCCGGCAGATCCTGCTCATATGGAACAAGATGCGGCTCCTTCGCAAACAGCCCCGGTAGCGGCCTCCAGGCTTGAGCCATTATATAAAGCCTATTTCGCTGTTGGCGACGCCCTGTTGGCATCCGATGCAAGAGCAACCGCTCAAAAAGCGACTGAGCTTAGCAACGCAGTGACCGCAGTAAAAATGGAGGAGCTGGAGCATAAAGAGCATATGGCCTGGATGGAGGTAATGAATGCGCTTACAAAAGAAGTAACCGCTTTGAAAACAGCATCAGGGATCGAAAAGCAAAGAACGGCCTATGCGGCTTTGAGCAATGCCATGTATCAATTAATGAAGACGTCAAAATCATCATACAAGATCTATTATAATGAATGCCCGATGTTCAATAGTGGCGCCCATTGGCTCAGCAAAAATGAAACGATCCGCAACCCTTTCTACGGCGCAAAAATGCTTAGCTGTGGTTCAACAAAAGCAGTGATTGAGTAA